In a genomic window of Erinaceus europaeus chromosome 12, mEriEur2.1, whole genome shotgun sequence:
- the LOC103113389 gene encoding olfactory receptor-like protein DTMT, which yields MNMGNQTVISEFLLLGLPIEPDQRDLFYALFLAMYLTTFLGNLLIIILIYLDSHLHTPMYMFLSNLSFSDLCFSSVTIPKLLQDMQSQVPSIPYAGCLTQMYFFLFFADVESFLLVVMAYDRYVAICFPLHYTTIMSPKLCLSLVVLSWVLTTFISLLHTLLMARLSFCADNVVPHFFCDMSALLRLACSDIQINEMVIFILGGLVIVVPFLLIFSSYVRIVSSILKVPSARGIRKAFSTCGSHLSVVSLFYGTIFGLYLCPSSSNSTVKETVMAVMYTVVTPMLNPFIYSLRNQDIKGALRRVFSKQTVQFSLGQ from the coding sequence ATGAACATGGGAAACCAAACTGTCATCTCTGAATTCCTTCTCCTGGGCCTGCCCATTGAACCAGATCAGCGAGACTTGTTCTATGCCCTCTTCCTCGCCATGTATCTTACCACCTTCCTGGGAAACCTGCTCATCATCATCCTCATCTACTTGGACTCCCACCTCCACACGCCCATGTATATGTTTCTCAGCAACCTGTCTTTCTCTGACCTCTGTTTTTCCTCTGTGACTATTCCCAAATTGTTGCAGGACATGCAGAGTCAAGTCCCTTCCATCCCCTATGCTGGCTGCCTGACCCAGATGTACTTCTTCCTGTTTTTTGCAGATGTGGAGAGCTTTCTCCTTGTGgtcatggcctatgaccgctatgtggctaTCTGCTTCCCTCTGCACTACACCACCATCATGAGCCCAAAGCTCTGCCTCTCCCTGGTGGTGCTGTCCTGGGTGCTGACcactttcatttctttgttgcATACTCTGCTCATGGCTCGGTTATCTTTCTGTGCTGATAATGTGGTTCCCCATTTTTTCTGTGACATGTCAGCTCTGCTGAGGTTGGCCTGCTCTGACATTCAGATAAATGAAATGGTGATATTTATCTTGGGAGGACTTGTCATTGTTGTTCCATTTCTATTAATCTTTTCATCCTATGTACGAATTGTCTCCTCCATCCTCAAGGTTCCTTCAGCCAGAGGCATCCGCAAGGCCTTCTCCACCTGTGGCTCCCACCTCTCTGTTGTGTCTCTCTTCTATGGGACAATCTTTGGTCTCTATTTGTGCCCTTCATCTAGCAACTCTACTGTCAAGGAGACTGTCATGGCTGTTATGTACACTGTGGTGACTCCCATGCTGAACCCCTTTATTTATAGCCTGAGGAATCAGGACATAAAAGGAGCTTTGAGAAGAGTTTTTTCAAAGCAGACTGTTCAGTTTTCTCTGGGACAGTGA